One region of Tachysurus fulvidraco isolate hzauxx_2018 chromosome 9, HZAU_PFXX_2.0, whole genome shotgun sequence genomic DNA includes:
- the LOC113658639 gene encoding tripartite motif-containing protein 16-like, producing MEASGNLQEKICSEHDDVLKIFCRTDQRCICSLCLLDKHKGHDAVSVTAGRAEKQSELKEEQLKFQQRLQEKQKKVQELKQTVNTIKLSAQTAVEDNERIFTEMISSMEKKRSEVTEMIRAQEKAELSRTEQLLEQLEQEIDDLQRRVTELEKLSHTHDHIHFLQVLASGPQSPLLDRPEFDTSSIRVSQHLSFDGVKNSLSGLKKRLEEFCEEEFNKIPPHAAAVQIISPPDPQNREEFLKYFCSLTLDPNTAHRKLILSEENRVVTFNKRKQKYSDHPERFDSWGQVLCKESVCGRCYWEVEWSGVGVSISVSYKDIRRKGEGIESVFGRNKQSWSLECSSSPYFYHNNIKINLRVPSPPRIGVYVDHSAGTLSFYSVSDNMKLLHRVHTTFTQPLYAGFALYRLFGSSSVRLCDP from the exons atggaAGCCTCTGGAAATCtacaagagaagatctgctctgaacacgATGATGTTCTGAAGATCTTCTGTCGTACTGATCAGAGATGTATTTGCTCTTTGTGCCTGTTGGATAAACATAAAGGACACGACGCTGTATCAGTTACAGCAGGAAGAGCtgagaaacag AGTGAGTTAAAGGAGGAACAGCTGAAATTCCAGCAGAGactccaggagaagcagaagaaggtgcaggagctgaaacagactgtgaacactataaag ctcagtgcacagacagcagtggaggacaatgaaaggatctttactgagatgatcagctccatggagaaaaagcgctcggaggtgacggagatgatcagagctcaggagaaggcTGAACTGAGTCGAACTGAACAACTCCTGgagcaactggagcaggagattgatgatcttcagaggagagtcactgagctggagaagctttcacacacacacgatcacatccatttcctccag GTTTTAGCTTCTGGACCTCAGTCTCCTCTATTAGATAGACCAGAGTTTGACACGTCCAGCATCAGGGTCTCTCAACATCtgtcatttgatggagtgaagAATTCTCTCTCAGGCCTGAAGAAGAGACTGGAGGAATtctgtgaggaggaattcaacaaaatcccTCCACATG ctgcagcagttcagatcaTTTCACCACCAGATccacagaacagagaagagtttctgaaat atttctgttctctgactcTGGATCCCAACACGGCACATCGTaaactcattctgtctgaggagaacagagtggtgacatTCAATAAGAGAAAACAGAagtactctgatcatccagagagatttgactcctGGGggcaggtgttgtgtaaggagagtgtgtgtggacgctgttactgggaggtggagtggagcgGTGTTGGTGTGTCCATATCAGTCTCATATAAAGACATcaggaggaaaggagagggtATTGAGTCTGTGTTTGGACGCAACAAACAGTCCTGGAGTCTGGAATGTTCTTCTTCTCCCTATTTCTATCACAACAACATTAAGATTAATCTCAGAGTTCCATCACCccccagaataggagtgtatgtggatcacagtgcaggaactctgtccttctacagtgtctctgacaacatgaagctcctccacagagtccacaccacattcactcagcctctatatgCTGGGTTTGCGCTCTACAGGTTGTTTGGTTCTTCATCGGTGAGATTGTGTGATCcataa